One genomic region from Paroceanicella profunda encodes:
- the rplX gene encoding 50S ribosomal protein L24, whose protein sequence is MAAKLKKGDTVIVLAGKDKGKQGEILSVMPKDERAVVKGVNMAIRHIRQTQTDQGGRVSKEAAIHLSNLALVDPKEGGATRVGFRMEGDKKVRFAKKSGETIDG, encoded by the coding sequence ATGGCTGCGAAACTCAAGAAGGGCGATACCGTCATCGTTCTTGCCGGCAAGGACAAGGGCAAGCAGGGCGAGATTCTTTCGGTGATGCCGAAGGATGAGCGCGCTGTGGTGAAGGGTGTCAACATGGCCATCCGCCATATTCGCCAGACCCAGACCGACCAGGGCGGCCGCGTCTCGAAAGAGGCCGCGATCCACCTGTCGAACCTCGCACTCGTCGACCCCAAGGAGGGTGGCGCGACCCGCGTCGGCTTCCGCATGGAGGGTGACAAGAAGGTGCGTTTCGCGAAGAAGTCCGGGGAGACGATCGATGGCTGA
- a CDS encoding 50S ribosomal protein L23 has product MSAKPEQYDVIRRPIVTEKATMASESGAVVFEVAMDATKPAIKAAVETLFNVKVKAVNTTITKGKVKRFRGRIGRRNDVKKAYVTLVDGATIDVTTGL; this is encoded by the coding sequence ATGAGTGCGAAGCCCGAACAGTACGACGTGATCCGACGCCCGATCGTGACCGAGAAGGCGACCATGGCTTCCGAGAGCGGCGCTGTCGTTTTCGAAGTCGCGATGGACGCGACGAAACCGGCGATCAAGGCTGCCGTGGAAACGCTCTTCAATGTCAAGGTGAAGGCGGTCAACACCACCATCACCAAGGGCAAGGTGAAGCGTTTCCGTGGCCGGATCGGCCGCCGGAACGATGTGAAAAAGGCCTATGTGACGCTTGTCGATGGTGCAACCATCGACGTCACCACCGGTCTCTGA
- the rplP gene encoding 50S ribosomal protein L16 codes for MLSPKRTKFRKLHKGRIHGEAKGGTDLNFGSFGLKATEPERITARQIEAARRAMTRHMKRQGRVWIRIFPDNPVTQKPTEVRMGKGKGSVEYWSAKVKPGRIMFELDGVAEDVAREALRLAAMKLPIKCRFVQREDW; via the coding sequence ATGCTTTCACCGAAGCGCACAAAATTCCGCAAGCTCCACAAGGGCCGGATCCATGGCGAAGCCAAGGGCGGTACTGACCTCAACTTCGGGTCTTTCGGCCTGAAGGCGACCGAGCCTGAGCGCATCACCGCGCGGCAGATCGAGGCGGCCCGCCGCGCGATGACCCGCCACATGAAGCGCCAGGGCCGTGTCTGGATCCGCATCTTCCCCGACAACCCGGTGACGCAGAAGCCCACCGAAGTTCGTATGGGTAAGGGCAAGGGCTCCGTCGAGTACTGGTCGGCCAAGGTGAAACCTGGCCGCATCATGTTCGAGCTTGACGGCGTGGCCGAAGATGTGGCAAGGGAGGCCCTCAGATTGGCCGCCATGAAGCTGCCGATCAAGTGCCGGTTCGTCCAGCGCGAGGATTGGTAA
- the rpmC gene encoding 50S ribosomal protein L29 produces the protein MNAAELRDKTPDELRDQLVALKKEAFNLRFQQATGQLENTARMGVVRKDVARVKTILNQKAASAAE, from the coding sequence ATGAACGCCGCCGAACTGCGCGACAAGACGCCCGATGAGCTGCGCGATCAGCTCGTCGCGCTCAAGAAGGAGGCCTTCAACCTCCGCTTCCAGCAGGCCACCGGCCAGCTCGAGAACACCGCACGCATGGGCGTCGTCCGCAAGGACGTTGCTCGCGTGAAAACGATTCTGAACCAGAAAGCCGCTTCGGCGGCCGAGTGA
- the secY gene encoding preprotein translocase subunit SecY, which translates to MASAAEQMAQNLSWGNFGKAKDLQNRILFTLALLIVYRLGTHIPVPGVDTVQLQAFFERAGQGIGGMLNMFTGGSLGRMAIFALGIMPYISASIIVQLMASMVPQLEALKKEGEAGRKKINQYTRYGTVLLALFQAYGIAVGLESQNLVLEAGWFFRATCVVTLVGGTMFLMWLGEQITARGIGNGISLIIFVGIVAGLPRALVQFFELGRQGQISAGMILGVMVMAVAVVAFVVFMERALRKIVIQFPKRQVGMKVYDSSNSNLPIKVNPAGVIPAIFASSLLLLPTTVTSFAGSDSTGVLSYVAAYLGHGQPLYLVLFAAMIVFFTYFYTANVAFKSEDVADNLKKQGGFVPGLRPGPRTADYLDYVVSRLLVIGSGYLAAVCLLPEILISQAAVPFYFGGTSLLIVVSVTMDTINQIQSHMLAHQYEGLIEKSRLRGKGRGKRK; encoded by the coding sequence ATGGCATCGGCCGCGGAACAGATGGCCCAGAACCTCAGTTGGGGCAATTTCGGGAAGGCCAAGGACCTGCAGAACAGGATCCTGTTCACCCTGGCCCTGCTGATCGTCTACAGGCTGGGCACGCATATCCCCGTTCCGGGGGTGGATACGGTACAGCTCCAGGCGTTCTTCGAGCGCGCGGGGCAGGGCATCGGCGGCATGCTCAACATGTTCACCGGCGGGTCGCTGGGTCGCATGGCGATCTTCGCCCTCGGCATCATGCCCTACATTTCGGCCTCGATCATCGTGCAGCTCATGGCCTCGATGGTCCCCCAGCTGGAAGCCCTCAAGAAAGAGGGTGAGGCGGGCCGTAAGAAGATCAACCAGTACACCCGCTACGGCACCGTGCTGCTGGCGCTGTTCCAGGCCTATGGCATCGCCGTGGGGCTGGAGAGCCAGAACCTGGTGCTGGAGGCCGGCTGGTTCTTCCGCGCCACCTGCGTGGTCACCCTGGTGGGCGGCACGATGTTCCTGATGTGGCTCGGTGAGCAGATCACCGCCCGGGGCATCGGCAACGGCATCTCGCTGATCATCTTCGTGGGCATCGTGGCCGGGCTGCCGCGCGCCCTCGTGCAGTTCTTCGAGCTGGGCCGCCAGGGCCAGATCTCCGCCGGCATGATCCTCGGCGTGATGGTGATGGCTGTCGCCGTGGTCGCCTTCGTGGTGTTCATGGAGCGGGCGCTGCGCAAGATCGTCATCCAGTTCCCGAAGCGCCAGGTGGGGATGAAGGTCTACGACAGCTCGAATTCCAACCTGCCGATCAAGGTGAACCCGGCGGGTGTGATCCCCGCGATCTTTGCCTCCTCGCTGCTGCTGCTGCCGACCACGGTCACCAGCTTCGCCGGCAGCGATTCCACCGGCGTGCTGAGCTATGTCGCGGCCTATCTGGGTCATGGCCAGCCGCTTTATCTGGTGCTGTTCGCGGCGATGATCGTGTTCTTCACCTATTTCTACACTGCCAACGTCGCCTTCAAATCCGAGGACGTGGCGGACAACCTGAAGAAGCAGGGGGGCTTCGTGCCCGGCCTGCGCCCGGGACCGCGCACGGCCGATTATCTCGATTATGTCGTCTCGCGCCTTCTGGTGATCGGGTCCGGGTATCTTGCGGCTGTTTGTCTCCTGCCGGAAATCCTCATTTCGCAGGCGGCGGTGCCGTTCTACTTTGGCGGGACCTCGCTGCTGATCGTGGTTTCCGTGACCATGGACACCATCAACCAGATCCAGTCGCACATGCTGGCGCACCAGTATGAAGGCCTGATCGAGAAGTCGCGCCTGCGGGGCAAGGGGAGAGGAAAACGCAAATGA
- the rplR gene encoding 50S ribosomal protein L18 — translation MAMSKLALFQKRRMRVRSRLAKVSGGKPRLSVHRSSKNISVQVIDDAQGRTLAAASTLEAGFGLAGKNNVEAAAKIGSAIAERAKAAGVEEVVFDRGGYLFHGKVKALADAAREGGLKF, via the coding sequence ATGGCTATGAGCAAACTTGCGCTGTTCCAGAAACGCCGTATGCGCGTGCGGAGCAGGCTCGCGAAGGTCAGTGGCGGCAAGCCCCGGCTGAGCGTCCACCGGTCCTCGAAGAACATCTCGGTCCAGGTGATCGACGACGCGCAGGGTCGGACCCTCGCCGCGGCGTCGACGCTGGAGGCCGGGTTCGGTCTCGCGGGCAAGAACAACGTCGAGGCTGCCGCGAAGATCGGCTCCGCGATTGCCGAGCGCGCGAAAGCCGCCGGTGTCGAGGAAGTCGTGTTCGATCGTGGCGGCTACCTTTTCCACGGCAAGGTGAAAGCCCTTGCGGATGCCGCCCGTGAGGGCGGTCTCAAGTTCTGA
- the rplE gene encoding 50S ribosomal protein L5, whose amino-acid sequence MADYTPRLRALYKEKIRAALKEEFSYKNEMMVPKLEKIVLNMGVGEAVSDSKKIKSAHDDLMAIAGQKPVITKAKKSIAGFKVREDMPLGVKVTLRADRMYEFLDRLTTIAMPRIRDFRGVSGKSFDGRGNYAMGLKEHIVFPEINFDKVDQVWGMDIVICTSAASDAEAKALLKHFNLPFQN is encoded by the coding sequence ATGGCTGATTACACGCCCCGTCTGCGCGCTCTCTACAAGGAGAAGATCCGCGCGGCGCTGAAGGAAGAATTCTCGTACAAGAACGAGATGATGGTCCCGAAGCTCGAGAAGATCGTCCTGAACATGGGCGTCGGTGAAGCGGTTTCTGATTCCAAGAAGATCAAGTCCGCCCATGACGACCTGATGGCGATCGCCGGGCAGAAGCCCGTCATCACCAAGGCGAAGAAGTCCATCGCGGGCTTCAAGGTGCGCGAAGACATGCCGCTCGGTGTGAAGGTGACCCTTCGCGCGGACCGCATGTACGAGTTCCTGGACCGCCTGACCACTATCGCGATGCCCCGTATCCGTGACTTCCGCGGCGTGTCGGGTAAGAGCTTCGACGGCCGTGGCAACTACGCCATGGGCCTGAAGGAGCACATCGTGTTCCCCGAGATCAACTTCGACAAGGTCGATCAGGTCTGGGGCATGGACATCGTCATCTGCACCTCCGCTGCTTCTGATGCGGAAGCGAAGGCGCTGTTGAAGCACTTCAACCTGCCCTTCCAGAACTGA
- the rplO gene encoding 50S ribosomal protein L15, whose translation MKLHELADMPGATKARKRIGRGPGSGKGKTGGRGIKGQKSRSGVSINGYEGGQMPIYRRLPKRGFTNAPFGKHHAVINLGLIEKFIAAGKLDAAATITEDALIACGAVRRKLDGIRVLAKGTVTSKLTLEVTGASKSAIAAVEAAGGSLKVSAPDTASAE comes from the coding sequence ATGAAACTTCACGAACTCGCCGATATGCCCGGCGCCACCAAGGCTCGCAAGCGCATCGGCCGTGGCCCGGGTTCGGGCAAGGGCAAGACGGGTGGCCGCGGTATCAAGGGGCAGAAGTCCCGCTCGGGCGTGTCCATCAACGGCTACGAAGGCGGCCAGATGCCGATCTACCGGCGCCTGCCGAAGCGCGGCTTCACCAACGCGCCCTTCGGCAAGCACCATGCCGTGATCAACCTCGGCCTCATCGAGAAATTCATCGCCGCCGGCAAGCTCGACGCCGCCGCGACGATCACCGAGGATGCGCTGATCGCCTGCGGTGCCGTGCGCCGCAAGCTCGACGGCATCCGCGTTCTCGCCAAGGGCACCGTCACCTCGAAGCTGACCCTCGAAGTGACCGGCGCCTCGAAGTCGGCCATTGCCGCGGTGGAAGCCGCCGGCGGTAGCCTGAAGGTGAGCGCTCCGGACACCGCATCGGCGGAATAA
- the rplB gene encoding 50S ribosomal protein L2 — protein MALKKYKPTTPGQRGLVLIDRSELWKGRPVKALTEGLTKNGGRNNTGRITMRRKGGGAKRLYRIVDFKRRKWDVPGLVLRVEFDPNRTAFIALVRYEDGEQAYILAPQRLAVGDSVIAGSRVDVKPGNAMPFSGMPIGTIVHNVEMKAGKGGQIARAAGTYAQFVGRDGGYAQLRLSSGELRIVRQECMATVGAVSNPDNSNQNIGKAGRNRHKGIRPSVRGVAMNPIDHPHGGGEGRTSGGRHPVTPWGKPTKGHRTRSNKATDKFILRSRHQRKK, from the coding sequence ATGGCGTTGAAAAAATACAAGCCGACGACGCCGGGCCAGCGAGGTCTGGTTCTGATCGACCGTTCGGAGCTGTGGAAAGGTCGCCCCGTCAAAGCCCTCACCGAGGGTCTGACGAAGAATGGCGGCCGGAACAACACCGGGCGGATCACGATGCGTCGCAAGGGCGGTGGGGCGAAGCGCCTCTACCGCATCGTCGATTTCAAGCGTCGCAAGTGGGACGTGCCCGGGCTCGTTCTGCGGGTCGAGTTCGACCCCAACCGGACGGCGTTCATCGCGCTCGTGCGCTACGAGGACGGCGAGCAGGCCTACATCCTGGCCCCGCAGCGCCTCGCAGTCGGTGACAGCGTGATCGCGGGCTCCCGCGTCGACGTGAAGCCGGGCAATGCGATGCCCTTCTCCGGCATGCCGATCGGCACGATCGTGCACAATGTCGAGATGAAGGCAGGCAAGGGCGGGCAGATCGCCCGCGCTGCCGGCACCTATGCCCAGTTCGTCGGTCGCGATGGCGGCTATGCCCAGCTCCGCCTGTCCTCGGGCGAGCTGCGCATCGTGCGCCAGGAGTGCATGGCCACGGTTGGCGCGGTGTCGAACCCCGACAACTCGAACCAGAACATCGGCAAGGCTGGCCGCAACCGGCACAAGGGCATCCGCCCGTCGGTCCGCGGTGTCGCAATGAACCCGATCGATCACCCGCACGGCGGTGGTGAAGGTCGGACTTCGGGCGGCCGCCACCCGGTTACCCCGTGGGGCAAGCCGACCAAAGGTCATCGGACGCGCAGCAACAAGGCGACCGATAAGTTCATCCTCCGCTCGCGCCACCAGCGCAAGAAATAA
- the rpsE gene encoding 30S ribosomal protein S5, translating to MAREDNRRDRRDRDETPEFADRLVAINRVSKTVKGGKRFGFAALVVVGDQKGRVGFGKGKAREVPEAIRKATEQAKRQMIRVPLREGRTLHHDQEGRHGAGKVVMRAAPQGTGIIAGGPMRAVFEMLGIQDVVAKSIGSQNPYNMIRATMDGLVGESSPRQVAQRRGKKVADILPRHDHDAPEAAEA from the coding sequence ATGGCACGGGAAGACAACCGTCGGGACCGTCGCGACCGCGACGAAACCCCGGAATTCGCCGATCGCCTCGTCGCGATCAACCGCGTTTCGAAGACCGTGAAGGGCGGCAAGCGCTTCGGCTTTGCAGCTCTCGTGGTTGTCGGTGACCAGAAGGGTCGCGTGGGCTTCGGCAAGGGCAAGGCCCGCGAAGTTCCGGAAGCGATCCGCAAGGCCACCGAGCAGGCGAAGCGCCAGATGATCCGGGTTCCGCTCCGCGAGGGCCGGACGCTGCACCACGACCAGGAAGGCCGCCACGGCGCCGGCAAGGTCGTGATGCGCGCCGCCCCGCAGGGTACCGGCATCATCGCGGGTGGTCCGATGCGCGCCGTGTTCGAGATGCTCGGCATCCAGGACGTGGTCGCGAAGTCCATCGGCTCGCAGAACCCCTACAACATGATCCGCGCCACCATGGACGGGCTCGTCGGTGAGTCCAGCCCGCGTCAGGTGGCTCAGCGTCGCGGTAAGAAGGTGGCGGACATCCTGCCCCGGCACGACCATGACGCCCCGGAAGCGGCTGAAGCGTAA
- the rpsN gene encoding 30S ribosomal protein S14, with protein sequence MAKVSMIEREKKREKLVAKYAAKRAALKATATDENLEMSERFKARLKLAKLPRNSSPTRLHNRCQISGRPKAYYRKLKMSRIALRDLASMGQVPGMVKSSW encoded by the coding sequence ATGGCCAAAGTAAGCATGATCGAGCGCGAGAAGAAGCGCGAGAAGCTGGTTGCCAAGTACGCCGCCAAACGGGCAGCGCTGAAGGCGACCGCGACTGATGAAAACCTGGAGATGTCCGAGCGGTTCAAGGCGCGCCTCAAGCTCGCCAAGCTGCCCCGCAACTCCTCGCCCACCCGTCTTCACAACCGGTGCCAGATCTCGGGTCGTCCGAAGGCCTACTACCGGAAGCTGAAGATGTCCCGTATCGCCCTGCGCGATCTGGCCTCCATGGGTCAGGTTCCGGGCATGGTCAAATCCAGCTGGTGA
- a CDS encoding adenylate kinase produces the protein MNIILLGPPGAGKGTQARILMDTKGFIQLSTGDMLRAAVAAQTEVGKRAKAVMDAGGLVSDEIVNAIVSERLDAPDVANGVIFDGFPRTAAQAEALDGMLSAKGMKLDRVVSMEVDDETLVGRVSGRYTCAKCGEGYHDSFKKPAVEGTCDKCGSHEFKRRADDNAETVRGRLVAYHAETAPLISYYEKQGKLVTVDGLADIGDVTASIASALDS, from the coding sequence ATGAACATTATCCTTCTAGGTCCGCCGGGTGCCGGCAAGGGAACCCAGGCCCGGATCCTGATGGACACCAAAGGCTTCATCCAGCTTTCGACGGGCGACATGCTGCGCGCCGCCGTGGCCGCCCAGACCGAGGTGGGCAAGCGGGCGAAGGCGGTGATGGATGCCGGCGGGCTGGTTTCCGACGAGATCGTGAATGCCATCGTCTCCGAGCGGCTGGACGCGCCCGACGTGGCGAATGGCGTGATCTTCGACGGCTTCCCCCGCACCGCGGCCCAGGCCGAGGCGCTGGACGGCATGCTCTCCGCGAAGGGCATGAAGCTGGACCGGGTGGTGTCGATGGAAGTCGACGACGAGACCCTGGTCGGCCGCGTTTCCGGGCGCTACACCTGCGCGAAGTGCGGCGAGGGCTACCACGACAGCTTCAAGAAGCCCGCCGTGGAAGGCACCTGCGACAAGTGCGGCAGCCATGAGTTCAAGCGTCGGGCCGACGACAACGCGGAGACCGTGCGCGGCCGCCTCGTTGCCTATCACGCCGAGACCGCCCCGCTGATCTCCTATTACGAGAAGCAGGGCAAGCTGGTGACGGTGGACGGGCTGGCGGATATCGGGGACGTCACCGCGTCCATCGCCTCCGCGCTCGACTCCTGA
- the rpsQ gene encoding 30S ribosomal protein S17 — protein MPKRILQGTVVSDKNEQTVTVLVERRFAHPVMKKTVRTSKKYRAHDPLNTFKTGDTVRIEECAPVSKSKRWAVVTETA, from the coding sequence ATGCCGAAGCGCATCCTGCAGGGCACCGTCGTGAGCGACAAGAACGAGCAGACCGTCACGGTTCTGGTCGAGCGTCGCTTCGCGCATCCGGTCATGAAGAAGACCGTCCGGACGTCCAAGAAGTACCGGGCTCATGACCCGCTCAACACGTTCAAGACCGGCGACACCGTGCGCATCGAAGAGTGCGCCCCGGTCTCGAAAAGCAAACGCTGGGCTGTGGTGACCGAAACCGCGTAA
- the rplV gene encoding 50S ribosomal protein L22, giving the protein MGQKKNPRRVAENEAMAKTRMLRTSPQKLNLVAQLIRKKPVGKALTDLTFSKKRIAADVKKCLQSAIANAENNHGLDIDELVVVEAYVGKNLVLKRGHPRARGRFGKIMKPFSQITIRVRQVEEQA; this is encoded by the coding sequence ATGGGACAGAAGAAAAACCCCCGTCGCGTGGCGGAAAACGAGGCAATGGCCAAGACGCGGATGCTGCGCACCAGCCCGCAGAAGCTGAACCTCGTCGCGCAGCTCATCCGGAAGAAGCCGGTCGGCAAGGCGCTGACCGATCTCACCTTCTCGAAGAAGCGCATCGCGGCTGACGTGAAGAAGTGCCTTCAGTCTGCCATCGCCAACGCCGAGAACAACCACGGGCTCGACATCGATGAGCTGGTTGTGGTCGAAGCCTATGTCGGCAAGAACCTGGTCCTGAAGCGCGGTCACCCGCGTGCCCGCGGCCGGTTCGGCAAGATCATGAAGCCGTTCAGCCAGATCACCATCAGGGTCCGTCAGGTCGAGGAGCAGGCATAA
- the rplF gene encoding 50S ribosomal protein L6 — protein sequence MSRIGKKPVPIPGGVSASVSGQTIEVKGPKGVRTFRATDDVDIKVEENTVVVKPRGTSKRARQQWGMSRTQVENLVTGVTTGFKKELEIQGVGYRAQVQGKILKLALGYSHDVDFPIPEGISIVCAKPTEIAIEGIDQQEVGEVAAKIRDWRRPEPYKGKGIRYKGEFIFRKDGKKK from the coding sequence ATGTCTCGTATTGGCAAGAAACCGGTTCCGATCCCTGGTGGCGTCTCCGCCTCCGTTTCGGGCCAGACCATCGAGGTGAAGGGGCCGAAAGGCGTCCGCACCTTCCGCGCGACCGATGATGTCGACATCAAGGTCGAAGAGAACACCGTCGTGGTGAAGCCGCGTGGCACGTCCAAGCGCGCCCGCCAGCAGTGGGGCATGTCCCGGACCCAGGTCGAGAACCTGGTGACGGGCGTGACCACCGGCTTCAAGAAGGAGCTCGAGATCCAGGGTGTCGGTTACCGCGCCCAGGTCCAGGGCAAGATCCTGAAGCTGGCGCTCGGCTACTCCCATGATGTCGACTTCCCGATCCCGGAAGGCATCTCGATCGTCTGCGCAAAGCCGACCGAGATCGCGATCGAGGGTATCGATCAGCAGGAAGTCGGCGAAGTGGCGGCCAAGATCCGCGACTGGCGGCGTCCGGAGCCCTACAAGGGCAAGGGCATCCGCTACAAGGGTGAGTTCATCTTCCGCAAAGACGGCAAGAAGAAGTAA
- the rpsC gene encoding 30S ribosomal protein S3 has translation MGQKVNPIGLRLQINRTWDSRWYADTKDYGRLMHEDLKIREFIKKRCAQAGISRVIIERPHRKCRVTIHSARPGVIIGKKGADIETLRKEVAKLTDSELHLNIVEVRRPEVDAQLVGENIAQQLERRVSFRRAMKRAVQNAMRMGALGIRINLGGRLGGAEIARVEWYREGRVPLHTLRADIDYATSEALTAYGIIGIKVWIFKGEIMEHDPAARDRRQAELQEGAGGRPQRGA, from the coding sequence ATGGGACAGAAGGTCAATCCGATCGGTCTGCGCCTGCAGATCAACCGTACCTGGGATAGCCGCTGGTATGCGGACACCAAGGACTACGGCCGCCTGATGCACGAGGATCTCAAGATCCGCGAGTTCATCAAGAAGCGCTGCGCCCAGGCCGGCATCAGCCGCGTGATCATCGAGCGCCCGCACCGCAAGTGCCGGGTGACGATCCACTCGGCGCGCCCGGGCGTGATCATCGGCAAGAAGGGCGCCGACATCGAGACGCTGCGCAAGGAAGTTGCGAAGCTCACCGATTCGGAGCTGCACCTCAACATCGTTGAAGTGCGTCGCCCGGAAGTGGACGCCCAGCTGGTCGGCGAGAACATCGCCCAGCAGCTCGAGCGTCGCGTGTCCTTCCGTCGCGCCATGAAGCGCGCGGTGCAGAACGCGATGCGCATGGGTGCCCTGGGTATCCGCATCAACCTCGGCGGCCGGCTCGGCGGCGCGGAAATCGCCCGCGTCGAGTGGTACCGCGAGGGCCGCGTTCCGCTGCACACGCTGCGTGCCGACATTGATTACGCGACGTCCGAGGCGCTCACCGCCTACGGCATCATCGGGATCAAGGTCTGGATCTTCAAAGGCGAGATCATGGAACATGACCCCGCCGCACGCGACCGTCGCCAGGCCGAGCTGCAGGAGGGTGCCGGTGGGCGCCCGCAGCGCGGCGCTTGA
- the rpmD gene encoding 50S ribosomal protein L30 → MAKTIVVKQVGSPIRRPDVQRRTLIGLGLNKMHKTRELEDTPSVRGMVNKIPHLVQIIEERE, encoded by the coding sequence ATGGCAAAGACCATCGTCGTCAAGCAGGTCGGTTCGCCGATCCGCCGCCCGGACGTTCAGCGCCGCACGCTGATCGGCCTCGGCCTCAACAAGATGCACAAGACCCGTGAACTGGAGGACACGCCGTCCGTCCGGGGCATGGTCAACAAGATCCCGCATCTCGTTCAGATCATCGAGGAGCGCGAGTAA
- the rplN gene encoding 50S ribosomal protein L14, protein MIQMQTNLDVADNSGARRVQCIKVLGGSHRKYASVGDIIVVSVKEAIPRGRVKKGDVRKAVIVRTAKEVRREDGTAIRFDRNAAVILNNQGEPVGTRIFGPVVRELRAKNFMKIISLAPEVL, encoded by the coding sequence ATGATCCAGATGCAGACCAATCTGGATGTCGCTGACAACTCCGGCGCACGCCGGGTGCAGTGCATCAAGGTTCTCGGCGGCTCGCATCGCAAGTATGCGTCCGTCGGCGACATCATTGTGGTTTCCGTCAAGGAAGCCATTCCGCGGGGACGCGTGAAGAAGGGTGACGTCCGCAAGGCCGTGATCGTTCGCACCGCGAAGGAAGTGCGTCGCGAAGACGGCACCGCCATCCGCTTTGACCGCAACGCCGCCGTCATCCTGAACAACCAGGGTGAGCCGGTCGGGACCCGTATCTTCGGCCCGGTCGTGCGCGAGCTGCGCGCCAAGAACTTCATGAAGATCATTTCGCTGGCTCCGGAGGTGCTCTGA
- the rpsH gene encoding 30S ribosomal protein S8: MSVNDPLGDMLTRIRNAQMRGKTKVITPASKLRGWVLDVLASEGYIRGYSLDDSVKGKPNYLIELKYFDGTPVIREIKRVSTPGRRVYKGVKELPSVRNGLGVAILSTPKGVLSDAQARAGNVGGEVLCTVF, translated from the coding sequence ATGTCTGTGAACGATCCTCTCGGCGATATGCTGACCCGCATCCGCAACGCGCAGATGCGCGGCAAGACGAAGGTGATCACGCCTGCGTCGAAGCTGCGCGGCTGGGTTCTCGATGTGCTCGCCTCCGAAGGCTACATCCGGGGCTACTCCCTGGATGACAGCGTCAAGGGCAAGCCGAACTACTTGATCGAACTCAAGTACTTCGACGGCACCCCGGTGATCCGCGAAATCAAGCGCGTCTCCACGCCCGGTCGTCGCGTCTACAAAGGCGTGAAGGAGCTCCCGTCGGTCCGCAATGGCCTCGGCGTGGCGATCCTGTCGACCCCCAAGGGTGTCCTCTCTGATGCGCAGGCCCGCGCCGGCAATGTCGGTGGCGAAGTGCTCTGCACCGTGTTCTGA
- the rpsS gene encoding 30S ribosomal protein S19, translated as MSRSVWKGPFVDSYVLKKAAKSRESGRNEVIKIWSRRSTILPQFVGLTFGVYNGQKHIPVNVTEEMIGQKFGEYSPTRTYYGHAADKKAKRK; from the coding sequence ATGTCACGTTCCGTCTGGAAAGGCCCCTTTGTCGACTCGTATGTCCTCAAGAAGGCAGCGAAGTCGCGCGAGAGCGGCCGTAATGAAGTCATCAAGATCTGGTCCCGCCGGTCGACGATCCTGCCTCAGTTCGTGGGTCTCACCTTCGGCGTCTACAATGGCCAGAAGCATATCCCGGTGAATGTCACCGAGGAAATGATCGGTCAGAAATTCGGTGAGTACAGCCCGACCCGCACCTACTACGGGCACGCCGCCGACAAAAAAGCGAAGCGGAAGTAA